TCCTGCCTTTCTTTACATATATGGTTGCCAATATATAAAATAATAAATTTCAACGATAAAGTCAAACATTAAATTTATTACTTTGACTTTCAAAGTATATTATATTATAAAATTCTTGTCAATATCTTTATACTCATAGAATGTTTATTTCTTTAATACTATATACAATAAATCAATTTCCGTTGTACTGCATATATTGATAATACAAGGATTATAATAGAAAGGTGTGTTCCTGTGATTATTAAGAAAAATCAATATACCAAAACAAAACCATCTAGGAATATAAATATGATTTTTAGAAAATATGGCACTCATAATAACCTTAAAAGAAAAGAACGGAAGGTGATATAATGGAACTTCAAGTACCCGGGTTCGTCGATAAATCAATAAATGAAGAAGCTTTTCCGGGCAGTCCATTAGTTCTTGGAGATAGTGGCCCAGCCGTCCTAAATACAAAAAATGCTTTGAATGCTATATCTGTTAATTTTCCTTCTATTCCTAAAATATCTCCCATAACGCCTACATTTGATGAGTCAATGGAGATTGCCGTCAAACAGTTTCAGCACATATTTAATCTACCTGTAACAGGAATAATAGACAAAATAACATGGTATGAAATAAGAAAAGTATTTTCTGCTGTAAAGAAACTTGCTCAAACAACTGCAGACAACTCTCTGGCTGCTGAGATACTGCCAAACTTAGGGAATGGCAATGAATCTCTTGAAGTTATTCCAAAAGTTCAGCTTGTGCAGTATTTCTTAAATGTATTTTCAGCTTATCATTCATCCATACCTGCCGTAGATATAAATGGCATGTTGAATACCATGACTATAAATTCGATAACAGAATTTCAAAAAACATTTAATATTCCAGCAACCGGAGAAATCGACTGTGAAACCTGGAACAATATGTATTACAGCATGCAGGGGATACTTAACACTTTGCCGCCTACTGCTATTTCGCTTCCCGCGCTCTTATATCCGGGTGAAACATACAGCGAGGGTTCAGAAGGCTCCGAAGTTTATATTATGCAACAGTACTTAGAATTTATTTCAAATGCTATTCCTGACATTCCTTCTATAGATCCTACTGGTATATTTGATTATATCACAACTGAATCTGTAATTGCTTTTCAAACTTTGTACGGGATAACACCTACCGGTATAATAGAACAGCAAACTTGGAATAAAATTGTGGATGTATACAGGCAGCTTAGATTTTCAGACAATAGACCGACAAGTCAATTTACAGACACTGTTCTTGAACAAACTGAATGAAACGAGGTAATTTATGAGCACACCTGAATCTAATATAATAATACCTGCACAAACTCTTCCTCATGTGATTGTTCCTTTTCCACTGGAAATAACTGTACATCTGGGTTCACCTGATGATAAAAGTGCGTTAAATGTTACAGTGCCGTATATAGATTATATAAAAAACGTTGCTTCCAGCGAGTTGTATCCTACCTGGCCGGAAGAAGCGCTCAGAGCAAACATTTATGCTATAATATCAACTACTATGAATAGGGTTTTTACTGAATGGTACAGATCAAGAGGCTACGATTTTGACATTACCAGTTCTCCTCAATATGATCAAGCATACGTTCCAAACAGAGGTATATTCAGCAATATTTCAGACTTAACTAATGAAATATTCGACCAATATATTACAAGGTCCGGACACGTGGAGCCTTTATTTGCCGTATTTTGTGATGGACGACAGGTCCAATGTAATGGCCTTCTTCAATGGGGAACCGTAGACTTAGCAAATCAAGGCTACGATGCTTTAGATATTTTAAAGTACTATTATGGTAATGATATTCTTCTTGTTGAAAGCAATATTCCTACAACTACAACAGAAACATATCCCGGTTCACAATTGAAGCTTGGCGATTCTGGAATATCAGTATTCCGAATGCAGCATTCGTTAAATAAAATTTCCGAAAACTATCCTGCTATTCCCACCGTGGATATTACCGGTTACTTTGATGAAAAAACAGAAGAAGCAGTAAAGGTATTCCAAGAAGTTTTTGGTCTTCCCGTTACAGGAATTGTTGACATGGAAACGTGGTACTTTATCAGAAGAATCTATGTAGCTGTCGAAAGGCTGTATGAATTAAATACAGAGGGTTTATCGCAACAAGAACTGTTGGATTTGTATGCGAATGTTATTTTAGAGGAAGGAAATCGTCCTGTTGTCGGACTGCTCCAATATTTTTTAAATGTACTTTCCTCTGTTTATCCTGCAATTCCTGCTGTAACAATTGACTCTTATTATGGCCCCGAAACTACTGATGCTGTTAAAGTTTTTCAAGAAATAATGGGTTTGCCTCCTTCCGGTATAGTAGATCTCAGAACATGGGCTGAGATCTACAAGGCTGTTTATGCAATTTTGACAAGTGTTCCTGTAGAAGATATCTACCTTCCTCTCATCAATTTTATGGGAATGGAATATAGAGAAGGCATGAATAAAATATATCCGGGAATTCTTATATTAGACATAATGTTGAATTATCTGTCTACTAAAATACCGGAAATACCTGCCGTCAAAATAGATGGAAATTTTAGTGAAGATAAAGCTGCTTCTGTAAGAGTATTTCAAGAGCTGTATGGTTTAGAACCCACAGGGGTTGTAGATGCCCAAACATGGAACATGATAATGAATATATACAGAAATTTCAGATATGCTGAAACTTAATATTTTTCAGTAACAAGAGTGCTAAGCGCTCTTTTTTTATTAGAAAAGCCCCCCTATATGGCATGCGGAATCAAAATACAAAGTTCCATGACGTAAACTTTTTTATATTGAAGCTATTGACAAATATAAATCATTTGCTAAAATAATAGTGTAGCTGGCACTCATTTATATCGAGTGCTAACAAATGCACGATTTAATTACAAACAAGCTATAGATAAAGGAAGGGATGTATTATGGCAAAAAAACAATTTAGATCTGAATCTAAAAGGCTTCTTGATCTTATGATTAATTCAATTTACACACACAAGGAAATTTTTTTGAGAGAGCTTATTTCAAATGCAAGCGATGCAATTGATAAAAGCTACTATAAATCTTTGACAGATAGCAGTATAGAATTTAATAAGGATGATTTTTACATAAGAATTTCTCTAAATGAAGATGACCGGACTCTAAAAATATCTGATTCAGGAATAGGCATGACAAAAGAAGAATTGGATTCAAACCTTGGAACAATTGCAAAAAGCGGATCTTTTGATTTCAAGTCAAACAGTGAAGCAAAAGAAGGCGTTGACATCATAGGGCAATTTGGAGTAGGATTCTATTCTGCTTTTATGGTTGCTGAAAAAGTAACCGTAATAAGCAAGGCACTAGGTTCAGAGGAAGCGTATAAATGGCAGTCTAACGGTACAGACGGCTATACGATAACTTCATGCGAAAAAGAAACAACAGGAACAGACATAATAATTACAATAAAGAAAAATACAGATGATGAAAATTATGATGAATTTCTTGATCCGTACAATATAAAATCGCTTGTAAAAAAATATTCCAACTTCATTAAATACCCTATAAAAATGATGATGAAGAAAAGAAAATTGGAAGAAGGAACCGAGAACGAATATAAGGATTATTTTGAAGATGAAATATTAAACAGCATGGTTCCTATATGGAGAAAAAACAAAAGTGAGCTAAAACCTGAAGACTATGAAAATTTCTATATGGACAAACATTTTGGATTTGAAAAACCTTTAAAATACACTCACGTAAGCGTTGAAGGAATCACCAGCTACAATGCATTACTGTATATTCCGTCAAGAGCCCCCTTTGACTTCTATACAAAAGAATTTGAAAAGGGTCTGGAGCTCTACTCAAACGGAGTGCTTATAATGAATAAATGCAGCGACCTTCTTCCAGATTATTTCGGATTTGTTCAAGGACTGGTGGATTCGGCTGATTTGTCTCTTAATATTTCAAGAGAAACTTTGCAGCACGATAGGCAGCTTCAATTCATTGCCAAGAAAATAAAAGAAAAAATAAAAAGTGAGCTTCTGGCAATGCTAAAGGACGATAGAGAAAACTATCTGAAGTTTTTTGAAAACTTCGGAAGATCCTTAAAATACGGGTTGTATAGTGAATGGGGAGCAAACAAGGAAACTCTGCAAGATCTGGTTATGTTCTATTCTTCAACAGAGAAAGCACTGGTAACATTAGATGAATATGTGTCCAGAATGAAAGAAGACCAAAAATACATTTATTATGCTTCCGGAGAAAATGTAAACCTCATTGCAAAACTTCCTCAAATAGAGCTTGCAACAGACAAAGGATATGAAATACTTTTCTTCACAGATGAAATTGATGAATTCTCAATTAAGGTACTCGCAAAGTATAAAGAAAAAGAATTCAAAAATGTATCAAATGCAGATTTAGATTTAAAATCAGATGATGATAAGAAGAGTTCAGAAGAAAATACGGATATATTTAATTATATGAAGGAAGCTCTGTCAGATAAGGTTAAAGAAGTAAGAGCCTCCAAGAGATTAAAAACTCATCCCGTGTGCCTGGCCACCGAAGGCGAACTGTCGATTGAGATGGAGAAGGTGCTAAACGCCATGCCAGACAATATGGCCGGTGATGTTCACGCGGAAAAAATACTGGAAATAAACACAGACCATCAAATGTTTGAAAAAATCAAACAGTATTACCAAGATGACAAAGAAAAGCTGAAAGTACTGTCTAATGTATTGTATGACCAGGCACTTCTTATTGAAGGATTAGCAATTGAAGACCCTGTACAATATGCAAATAACGTATATGAGCTTATTGAAAAATAATAATCTTACATTATAAATTAAGAACTTAGGTTGAAGCTGACCTAGGTTCTTTTAAATTTCAATCTTTTACCGTTTGCAAGACATCATTATTTTATTAATGATGTAAATGCTCTTTTTTTCTCCTGCTGAGCAATTATTAAATATCTTATTTTTTATGGATTATTATACCAAAATAATCTCAATATTTTATTCATAACATATATTAATAGAGTAAAATAAATTTTAGAGGTAAACAATGATATACAGAAATTCTGAAATCAGTAATATAGATGTAAAATATCAAAATTTCATACCAGGCGGACCTCCTGTTAATTTTGTTATAATTCCAGAATATATAACAGTTCATCTTGGCAATCCTGATGAAGAGGCAGAAAATATAATTGTTCCTTATATTAATTATATCAAAAATGTTGCATCCTCTGAGCTTTATCCAACATGGCCTGAGGAGGCATTGAGAGCTAATATTTACGCCATAATATCTTTTACTCTTAACAAAGTGGGTCTTGAATGGTATCGTTCAAGAGGGTATGATTTTGACATTACAAATTCAACCCAGCATGACCAGGCATATGTTGAAAACAGAGGCATCTATGACAACATAAGCAACATTACCGATGAGATATTCAATCATTATGTAGTAAAGGGCGAACAAGTTATACCATTTTCAACTAAATATTGTGATGGCAGAATCTCACAGTGCGACGGACTATCTCAGTGGGCTACGGTTGACCTGGCAAACAACGGTTATTCCGCATTAGATATTTTAAAATATTTTTATGGCGAAGATATTTCAATCAAAACAGACACTCCTATAGGAGGCATAGGATTGACTTTCCCAGGAAAACCTCTTATGTTAGGTGATTCAAGTATTATCGTACTAAGAGATCAATTAGCATTAAACAGAATATCTGATAATTTCCCTGCTATTCCAAAAATCCCCGTCACCAGCGGATACTTTGATGAGTATACCGAAACATCAGTCAAAGAATTCCAGAGAATATTTAATTTGCCGGTTACAGGTATCATTGACCAGGCAACATTTTATAAAATACGGGAGATTTATGTAGCTGTTACTGAATTAGCCGAATTAACTGCGGCAGGATCAATTTATGAAGAAATTTACGGCATAACAATCGGAACTTTGCTTCAGGGCGATATACGCCCAAGGGCAACATATTTGCAATATTTTTTGTATGTTTTATCTTTGTATTATAATAGCATTCCGTCAATTAATCTTACCGGCATATTTGATGAACCGACAAGACTGGGAGTAATAGAATTTCAAAAAATAGTAGGCCTTCCTGCCACAGGTATTGTAGATACAGAAACATGGAATAAACTGTACGAAGCAATCCGCGGCGTATTTAATACACTTCCTCCTGAAGAAGTTTACTTGCCATATTTCAGATACCCAAGCATTGAATTTGTTAAAGGAATGGGACTGGAACAGCCAGGTGTTTCATTTATACAGCAAATGCTGTCTTATATATCATTGACGATACCATCGATACCTCCTGTACCGGAAAACGGAATATTTGGCGAAGAAACAGAAAAAGCAGTTATAGCTTTTCAGAATCTTTTTGGTCTTGAACCAACCGGAACAGTCAATGAAGCCACTTGGAATGAATTGAGCCGAGTCTACAGAGAACAAAGATATTCGGGAATAATTGCCCCGCAAGATACGGTTTAATTGTAATGCAAACGATAAGTTCTTCGAAAAACACTTATTAGCACCAATCAATAAGCTTCCGTAATTTGTTCAGTGCATAATTCAAGGCTGTTAATAATATACATGCATACATAAAAAGCTATTAAATTTTTCTACGGTAAAAAATCAAGCAAACTGAAAAGCAATTTTAAGCGTAAATTGCTCAAAATTGCTTTTCTTTAATAAACTGTATATTTTTATTGTTCAAAAAATTCTTCAAGAGTTAGCCCTGATTCATATACATCCGTAGCCATCTCCACTCCCAAATATCTTATATGCCACGGCTCATACATATATCCGGTAATATCTTCCTTTCCTTTCGGATAACGAACTATAAATCCATAATTATGTGCATTTTCTGATACCCATTTGCCTTCGGCCGTTTCTCCGAAAGTATCATCTAAAGCAAAATTCATTGCCTCGCAAGTTATATCCATAGACAGCCCCGTCTGATGTTCGCTTTGCCCTGGTTTTGCACTAAATGTGTCCGCAGCCGCCTGACCGTGATTAGCAACATAAGAAGAATACAGCGATGATTGTGTATTGTAGGACCTATAGCCCGAGCGTGCATATAGATCGTATCCTTCTTCCTTTGCAGCAGCAAAAAGATTCTTCAAAGCCTCATATGCAGCCTCTCTAAGCTGATTCACCTCAGGATTTAAAAGCACCGTAGGAAGCTCTGTTATTTCCGTCAAATCTTCCGGCACATAATCGCTGGGTAGATTATTGACCCTATTTACCAGCACATCTATTGCTCCGGGATTTCCTACTGTTACTACTTCTTCAATCTCTAATGACTCTTCGGCATCTGGATTCTCCTCAGACTCTGAAGGGATTTCTTCCGGTTCTTCCACAGGATCAGGCTGTTCAACAGGAATCCCTTCCTGTTCTTCGATACCATTATCTGACGGTTCCTCATTCACAGGTTCGTTGGGAATATTATTACTACCTGGTGTATTATTATCTGCTGATATCTTTTTTATAATCATTATAGATCCAAATAAAATCAGTAACAATGCTATAACTAAAATTAAAACTCTATCCACTCTAATTCTCTTTTTATGTTTCATTTTCTTTCCTTCTATAATTTCTAAAGTTTTTTCCACATTATAATTGCATCTTCAATCGGCTTTGAATAGTAACGAGGTCTCTTTCCTACTGATACAAATCCAAATTTTTCATAGAGGTTTATTGCCGGTATATTTGTCTCGCGAACCTCCAGAGTCATAGAACTGATCTCCGAGCATCTGCATATTTCCACCATTTTGCTTATCAGCATTCCGGCTATGCCTCTATTTCTATACTCCGGTAATATTGCAACATTGGTTATATGGCATTCATCCAAAATTCTCCACATTCCCATGTAACCCACAATTTTATCATCTTCCTCTGCGCACTGATAATATGCCAGTTCATTTACTAATTCCTTTTCAAGAGAAGCTCTTGACCAGGGTAGGGAAAAGCACATCTTTTCGATTTGAGTTATTTGATTCAAATCATCGCTGCGCATACCTCTGATTACTACCATAAATCCCCCTTATTTCTTATTTCGTTCCGCCTGAGACATCCTTAAATACTGAGGTCTAAAATCAGACGCCTGAACAAATTCCCCCATCAATGCCATGTCGTAGCCTATGGACGCCAAGGTGGAAGCATTCAAAAAATTATACCTTCCAGGTGCAAAATACGCCCTTTGCCTTAATTTTTTTTCAATTATATCTCTGTAATTAACTGCTCCATCTCCGTTAAATATAATGGGTTCTTCATATTCATTCATCATTTCCAGCATATCGTCAATATTACAAGGATACTGCTCCTTGACGGTTGAGATCTTTCCTTCGTTCCATCTGTAAACTCCTGTATAAATTCTGCCTGCTTTCGCATCCATTACAGGAACAATAAGCTTACTTACGTCAAAAACATTTGCTGCAAGCGACTTTGTCGTCGGGATATTGGCTATGGGAATATCAACAGCAAATGCAAGGCTTTTTGCAATAGCAGCTCCTATTCTCAATCCCGTATATGATCCGGGGCCCTCTGATATTGCAATTACATCAATATCCTGTATTTTAATATTCAGTTCGTTCAATAACTCTTCTATTAAAGGCATAAGCTTTTCTGAATGTGTTTTTTTGTGATTTAAAGTATATTCACCCAACAAACTACCGTCTTCAGATACTGCACATGATGCAGCTATAGATGCCGATTCAATTGCCAGTACTTTCATATTTATTCAGTTCCTCTGCTATTTTTTCATAGTTTTTCCCATTACCGCTTATATTCATTATGCGACAAGTATCGGAAAGCCGTTCTATTTTAATATCAATTCTCTCCTTTGGAAGTATACCTTTTATTTTATGTGACCACTCAATGATTGTTGCCCCCTCTGAATAAATATATTCATCATATCCTAAATCATACATAGCCTCCTCCGAGTCTATCCTGTATACATCCATATGGTTCAGCTTCAGTCTTCCTTCGTATTCTTTAATAATTGTAAATGTTGGACTAGTTATGTATTCTTTAACACCAAGTTCCGATGCTATAAACTGCGTAAGTGCCGTCTTTCCAACGCCCAGGTCACCGTCAAGGCATAGCACGCTTCCCTTTTCCAAACTGCGTCCTATAATTCTGCCTACAACCTCAGTATCTTTTAAATTGTTTACCGTTAATTTCATAATGCTTCCTTAGATTAGTTTTATCCCTGCGCTTTCACCTATGGCTGCTATTAAATAAAATCGCAGATATTTATTTACCGTTTCATTATACATTTGCAGGTTTAAAAAATCAAGGAATGTTTAGTTTGTGTCTTCGGGAAAAATAATTTTCATTCCATGATATTAAAAACCTAAATAAAAAGCATACTTTCTTCGCCTAAAACTACTTAGTATATCGCAAGGCTGTTTTACGTGTAATCTAAAAGCAAAAGTAAAAAACGTTGAACAATGTTTGGAGACATGTTATAATGTTATGATTATTTAAAGGCTTGGACTATGAATTATTTTCTTTATTGCTTTTAAATAAGTGTTAATTGCTTTTTTTATGAATAATATTATTACATAACAAAGAAACATTTAGGGAGAATGGTATGCAAAAATTTAATCATATATATTTTATAGGCATAGGCGGAATCAGCATGAGTGCACTGGCTGAATTAATGATTGACGAAGGAGTTAAGGTTTCAGGCTCTGACAGAAGCTGCTCACATATAACAAAAAAACTGGAATCATTGGGAGCAAAAATATACAAAGGCCATGAAAGCAAAAATGTAACCGAAAATATTGATTTAGTAGTGTACACATCTGCTATTTCTGATGACAATCCTGAGCTTTTGAAAGCGCAGGAATTGAGCCTTAATATAATGGACAGAGCCGAATTTTTAGGCTTGATAATGAAAAACTACAAAAATTCTGTCTGTATATCAGGCACTCACGGAAAAACAACTACTACAGGAATGCTTTCTTCCGTATTGATAGGAACAGATATAAAACCAACTATATTCTTAGGCGGTGAAATGGATTCACTAGGAGGAAATCTGCTTCGCGGCTCATATGATATAATGCTTACGGAAGCATGCGAGTATAAAAGGAATTTCTTGAAATTCAATCCAACTATGGAAATTATTTTAAACATTGAAGAAGATCATCTTGATTATTACAAGGACTTAGAAGATATCGAAAATGCATTTGTAGAATACGCACAAAAAATTCCTGAAACAGGATATCTGATAGTCAACGAGAAACACAAAAAACTATTTAAAAATATAGACTGTAATATAGTAACATTCGGAGCTGGCAGCAACGCCGATTACTATCCTGAAAATATAAATTTAAAGCCATTCCCTTCATACACGTTGATGCATAATGGGCAAAAAGTTGAAGATATAAGGCTTAAAGTATTAGGAGAACATAATATTTTAAATTCCGCTGCAACGGCTGCCGCAGCCCTTTGCCTAGGCATTGACAGCAAAACCGTTCAAAACGGTCTTTTAAATTTTAAAGGCACTCATAGGAGATATGAGTATAAAGGTGAGTATAATGGAGCTTCAATAATTGACGACTACGCACATCATCCGTCGGAGATGAAAGCGACATTAAAGACTGCAAAAGCTTACACCTACGGAAAGGTAATAGTAGTATTTCAGCCTCACACATTTACCCGTACTAAAAAACTTCTGAACGAATTTGCAGAGGCTTTAACACATACAGATGAAGCAATACTTTTAGATATATATCCGGCAAGAGAAAAAGATACAGGTGAAATCCACTCAAAAGATATCCTTGTTAAAATGAACTCGCTCAATAAATCCGGGCATTATGCAGATTCATTTCAATCAGCTGCAGAAATAATTAAATCTTTAGCCTGTAAAGGAGACACAATAATAGCAATGGGTGCAGGTAATGTGAATGATGTTATTGAATATATAAAATAAATAAAAATGAGATTTTTCATATTCAGTATAACTGCCGAATGAAAAATCTCATCTTCTTATATATTAGGAAAGTTCTTACCCCATACAAAACACAATTTGCAAATTACAAGATATCTTTGCTGTAAAAGTTGGTGCTAAGTTTATTTTAGTGATCTCTGTCGGTAAGAAACTTAGCCAGTTCGATTAAGTATACCGCTTTATCCCCAAAAATACCAAGGCTTTTTACAGCTTCATTGGTAAGATTATGAACCTGTTTTTTTGCTTCTTCCAAAGTAACAAATACCAAATATGTGACTTTATCATTTGCTTCGTCACTTCCCGTCATTTTTCCAAGCTTTTCAACAGTGCCCGTTACATCCAATATATCATCCTCTATCTGAAATGCCAGCCCTATTTTTTCTGCATAACTCTCCAAAGCTTTTAATTCAGCTTCATCAGCTCCTCCGAGAATAGCTCCTGCCACCAAGCTGCTTTTTATTATTGCGCCGGTTTTCAGCGAATACATGTACTTAAGATCGTCAAGCGTTGAAATTTTATCATGACCAAATATATCTACAACCTGACCACCTATCATGCCCTCTGGACCTGAAGACTTGGATATATAGAGCAAGGCTCTTATTGCTTTATTCTTATCTTCAAATTTCATTGCCGCTTCAAGACCCGTTTCAAAAGCTCTGTTCAGAAGACCGTCTCCCGCTAAAATTGCCGCAGCCTCTCCGTACTTTTTGTGATTTGAAAGCTTCCCTCTTCTATAATCATCATTGTCCATAGCGGGAAGATCATCATGTATCAGAGAGTATGTATGAATCATTTCCATTGCACAAGCAAAAGGCAATGCCTTTTCTTCCTCATCCTTGAACAACTCATAGGCTGCAAGCAAAAGCACAGGGCGCAGCCTTTTTCCTCCGGATAATAAGCTGTAATTCATAGCTTCATAAATCAACTTCTGAGGATTTTCTTTTTCCTCAACAATATCTTTAAGATATTTTTCAACACTTTCTATTTTTTCATTCATCCATGTTATATGATCCATTTACTCCCCCATAGCGCAATCCTTTTTTTGTCACTACTCCATAACAGCATATGGCTTGCGCGTTTCTATTTTTCTTTAAAAACTTCTTTTGCAATTTTCACCGCCTCCTTGGCGTCTTTTGCATAATAATCGGCACCCATATTCTCCGCATATTCAGGAGTCAGAACTGCACCACCCACTACTATTGTGCAATCTACATTGTTGTCTCTTAACTCTTTTATCGTATCTTCCATACTTTTCATGGTTGTTGTCATCAATGCACTCAATCCTACCATTAGTGGCTCACTGCACAGCTTTCTTGCTTCATCTACGATCTTTTCAGCAGTAACATCTTTACCTAGGTCTATTATTTCATAATTATAATTTTCAAGTATGACCTTGACAATATTTTTACCTATGTCATGAACAT
Above is a window of Sedimentibacter sp. MB35-C1 DNA encoding:
- a CDS encoding polyprenyl synthetase family protein encodes the protein MDHITWMNEKIESVEKYLKDIVEEKENPQKLIYEAMNYSLLSGGKRLRPVLLLAAYELFKDEEEKALPFACAMEMIHTYSLIHDDLPAMDNDDYRRGKLSNHKKYGEAAAILAGDGLLNRAFETGLEAAMKFEDKNKAIRALLYISKSSGPEGMIGGQVVDIFGHDKISTLDDLKYMYSLKTGAIIKSSLVAGAILGGADEAELKALESYAEKIGLAFQIEDDILDVTGTVEKLGKMTGSDEANDKVTYLVFVTLEEAKKQVHNLTNEAVKSLGIFGDKAVYLIELAKFLTDRDH
- the murC gene encoding UDP-N-acetylmuramate--L-alanine ligase, whose amino-acid sequence is MQKFNHIYFIGIGGISMSALAELMIDEGVKVSGSDRSCSHITKKLESLGAKIYKGHESKNVTENIDLVVYTSAISDDNPELLKAQELSLNIMDRAEFLGLIMKNYKNSVCISGTHGKTTTTGMLSSVLIGTDIKPTIFLGGEMDSLGGNLLRGSYDIMLTEACEYKRNFLKFNPTMEIILNIEEDHLDYYKDLEDIENAFVEYAQKIPETGYLIVNEKHKKLFKNIDCNIVTFGAGSNADYYPENINLKPFPSYTLMHNGQKVEDIRLKVLGEHNILNSAATAAAALCLGIDSKTVQNGLLNFKGTHRRYEYKGEYNGASIIDDYAHHPSEMKATLKTAKAYTYGKVIVVFQPHTFTRTKKLLNEFAEALTHTDEAILLDIYPAREKDTGEIHSKDILVKMNSLNKSGHYADSFQSAAEIIKSLACKGDTIIAMGAGNVNDVIEYIK